From the Lysinibacillus fusiformis genome, the window GAGTGTGTAAATATTATGACTGCTTTATTTATTTTCAATTTATTCAAGAAAAAATATGAAGATGAAAAATCTGGATTTTATGAATTTGTTCATTCGAGAAATTTCGTTGAGATACTTGAGCCTTTAACACATTTTAAAGTCCCAGCAAATCATCCACTTGTTAATACAAATGACAATGAAAGTAAATGCTTATTAATTTTGATGTTTTTACTGAAGGATTATTGCGATACAACAAATGAAAATGGTTTTGCGGAACAATTAAAACTTTTAATTATAGCATTGCAGGAAAATGAAATAGCAATAGATGACCTGAAGAATGAAATATACTTTATGTTAGCTGATGGTGAAATCTGCACAAGTGAAGTATGGGCAAATGCTGACATTTACTTAAAAAAAGTGCTGAATCTAAATAATTTTAAGGTGAATATAAAAGAATAGCCTATTTTACAGGTTGTTCATCGGAAGAATGGCAAATTATTTTACTTATGCCGTTCTTTTTTATTTTTTGTGACAATATGTCCGGAAAAGTTGTCCAAGACAGGTATATTAAATTGAAATATTATAAGTGTAAGTAAGGAGGAATGGAAATGAAAACGACCGAAGAACAAACAGGGACCATCCAAGCGCACTTTCACAAGATACGACGTAATATTACTGTTTTACAAAAAAAAGGAGATTTTAAAGAGGCTTCACTAGATCGATTAGGAAAATTCATGCTTGTAATCGACAGTATCCCTTTCAACGAAAACAAGCCTGTGCCATTGGCTCCAAATGATGTGAAATTAATAAAGGACAAAGTAGAAGATAGGTCTGAGGCTTTTAGAAAGGAATTATACAGATTGGTTAGTGGAACGCGGAAGAAGGTTCTGCCATTTTCGCCTAAGGACATAAAGCGGCTGACTGAACATGCCAACCTGATTAAACTAATTCCATGTTCAATTCGTATGATTGCTGACATTCTAGACTTCGAAATACAAGTTAGTGATGAATTAGAGTTAAATGTTCAAAAATTAATAAAAATGCTAGAAGATTACAACCCACGAAAATATATAGCGCAGGAGGTAAATAAAATGTCAACAAACGATTTAATCTCTATTCAAACACATGATGATATTGCAGAGCAATTACATTCAAGTACACCAGATGAAATACGTCGTTATTTTAATTTCCAGGCTGTTTATAATCACTTTAACATGATGAACATAATTAAAGGCGATAGCTCAGCCATAGCATTTACCTATAACGATGAAGGTTTTGAGGTAGATATGTGTCTTTATTTTATTAAACAGCCATTTTCAAACGGTGATGTCATGCAAATTGGTTTGCTAGATTACAATTCTAGTAGAGAAGAATATGAGCTAGTTTTTCTTGAAAAACCTCTTTTAACTACGGAGGTATCAATGTATATTCAAGATTTACTAAATGAAAAGGCCATTGAGTATATTTATCCAGATGAAGTTGAGAAATTAAATGGTTTATTAAACGCTTTATAAATGTTATTTGATATGTATTTTTCCTGTATTGACCAAACAAAACAATAACAAAGGACAGGTGTAAAAATGATTGAAATTAATAAGGATTATAATAAAACGTTAATGATCATCTACATGGCTACAGTTTTAGCAAAGGAATCCTACACAATTGAAGAAATTGCAGAGGTTTTTGAATCAGATACCCACGAATGGTTTAAGCATAATCAAGAACCTCTTTCAACTAACCTACACGCTTTTTTAAGCATCAGATTTAAAATGGCTCAAAATATTAGCGAGGATATGGACTATGTTACTCGTTTCAAAAATGAAAATAATAAATGGGAGTATCGTATTAATATCAAAGATACGCAAATCCAAGCAAAGTGTATAAAAGTAGTGTCGAAAATGCTAGAAAAGTTAGATCTTTCTTATGAACTTGATCAAGATAATCAAGTTATTGAAAGAAATTATTTGAACGATGAGGGCTTGTATATATCTGCACCTAAAATTTTCGCCTTATGTGAATGGCTAGAAGCGGCAACAGGTAGCTTACTAGAATCTGCTTTAACATTTGAACAAGCTATACAGCTGAAGGTAGTCAAATACTAACATAACTTTTGAGGGAGAGGAATGCTATTATTCTCTCCTTTATTAGATATTATTTACACTGTGAAGGTTTGAGATGTAAGCAGCCGTTGTACATGAATTGCAAAAACTATTGGTAGGGCACAACTATAATCGTTATACCAGATCAAAATATAACTAAGGGACAAAAAGTATAGAGATGTATTTCACAAGTGACACACATTTCAATCATAAAAAAATACTGCTTTTTGAGTCACGTCCTTTTACTTCTATTGAAGAAATGAATGAAGCATTAATTAGTATTTGGCATTCTACCATTCAACCTAAAGACACAATATTTCATCTGGGTGATTTTAGCTTTGGAAATGTAGAAGAAACAATGGCTATCTTGCAACGTTTAAATGGAAAAATCCATCTAATTCAAGGCAATCATGATATCGATAAAAAATGGCAAAAAATACTTGGAGAAAATTTAATTGAGTGCTTTCATCCAATTGGCACACAGCCCACATATAATAAGCATCGTATGTGGCTAACACATTACCCGATGTGTATTGGCTTGCGCCCTCGTAAGTGGAGTATATCGGGTCATATTCATAGTACAGATAATCAGGATCTTAACCAGCTTAATGTAGGTATTGATGCAAGAC encodes:
- a CDS encoding metallophosphoesterase; its protein translation is MYFTSDTHFNHKKILLFESRPFTSIEEMNEALISIWHSTIQPKDTIFHLGDFSFGNVEETMAILQRLNGKIHLIQGNHDIDKKWQKILGENLIECFHPIGTQPTYNKHRMWLTHYPMCIGLRPRKWSISGHIHSTDNQDLNQLNVGIDARLWRHKPFGQPISMDELWKVIEERTPLIEEIYRLVK